Genomic DNA from Flavobacterium sp. N502540:
AAGCATCTATCGTTGTTTGCACCTCTTCGATAGTTCTTCCGGCAGCCCAGTAAATGTCCTTCAGGAAATTTTGAATAAACGGAACATCAAGTTTGCTCTTATCTGTTGAGACTGTTATCATTTTAGAGGATCGATTTTATATTTAAGCCTTTACGTTGTAAGATTTGAAATCTTAAATAATATTGGTTTGCTTGGACTTGCATCATTTTCAAACGAAGCAATCTGGAGATTTAGTATATAGGCTCCATCTTCGATTTCATCCGAAACAAAAATCATTTCGGTAATGGTTGCGCTTAATCGTGCGTCGGAATTTAGATTGTGGGTGTCTTTTACATTCCAAAACGCCTTGTGTGCCAGTAATTTTCCCTCATCATGTTCTCTGTCAACACTTGGTAAGTCAATTAATAAATGCTGAATTTCGCTTTCACGGATGAAAATTGCCGCTTCTTCTGATAAATAGGGCGGATTGGTATTGGAATATTTTGTTGATTTTTTATCCTTTTGATTTGGAAGTGTTCTAATAATTAAAGCCTCAATTGTTTTGATGGGCGAAGACGATTCATTTGTCCCATTGAGCGAAGTTGGAGTATGTGTCCCATTGAGCGAAGTCGAAGTATTTGTCACATTGAGCGAAGTCGAAATGTGTTCTTTTGTAATTACTAAATCATCACCCATTTTTTCAGGCTCAACTGTAATCAGTTGGGCAGTAAAGAAAAATTGCTTTAAGCACTGATTGATACTGAAAAAGTCATTCGTAATATGTCCCAAACACTCCGTATGCGTTCCATGCCCGTGAGGGTTGAAGAAAATATTATTGAAATTAGTAGATGATTTCCCTTCAGATACCTTCCCAATCCAATCACCAAAAACGACTGGTTCAATGACCGGTTTTTCGATGTACCAGGCAATCGGGTTGTCGTCTGTATTGGTTAACGGAATTGAAATATCGATGGGTTTTGATAAGTCGATTTGATATTTACCTTCAATAAGTGCT
This window encodes:
- a CDS encoding cyclase family protein; translation: MLALIEGKYQIDLSKPIDISIPLTNTDDNPIAWYIEKPVIEPVVFGDWIGKVSEGKSSTNFNNIFFNPHGHGTHTECLGHITNDFFSINQCLKQFFFTAQLITVEPEKMGDDLVITKEHISTSLNVTNTSTSLNGTHTPTSLNGTNESSSPIKTIEALIIRTLPNQKDKKSTKYSNTNPPYLSEEAAIFIRESEIQHLLIDLPSVDREHDEGKLLAHKAFWNVKDTHNLNSDARLSATITEMIFVSDEIEDGAYILNLQIASFENDASPSKPILFKISNLTT